A window from Vulpes lagopus strain Blue_001 chromosome 23, ASM1834538v1, whole genome shotgun sequence encodes these proteins:
- the LOC121481540 gene encoding olfactory receptor 11H4, with amino-acid sequence MQTDADTLESSVVTEFVLLGFPGCWEIQIFLFSFFLVVYVLTLLGNGTIICAVRWEPRLHTPMYFLLGNFAFLEIWYASSTVPNVLANILSKTKAISFSGCFLQFYFFFSLGTTECLFLAVMAYDRYLAICHPLHYPTIMTGKLCRTLVSLCWLTGFLGYPIPIFLISQLPFCGSNIIDHFLCDMDPLMALSCAPAPITELIFYTQSSLVLFFTIMYILRSYILLLRAVFLVPSAAGRRKAFSTCGSHLAVVSLFYGTVMVMYVSPTYGIPTLMQKILTLVYSIMTPLFNPLIYSLRNKDMKLALRNILFRMRISQNS; translated from the coding sequence GTTGTAACCGAGTTTGTCCTCCTGGGATTCCCCGGTTGCTGGGAGATACagattttcctcttctccttctttttggtGGTTTATGTCTTGACCCTGCTGGGAAATGGAACCATTATCTGTGCAGTGAGATGGGAGCCACGATtacacacccccatgtactttcTGCTGGGCAACTTCGCCTTCCTTGAGATCTGGTATGCTTCCTCCACTGTTCCCAACGTCCTGGCCAACATCCTCTCCAAAACCAAGGCCATCTCATTTTCTGGATGCTTCCTCCAGttctacttcttcttttccctggGCACGACTGAATGTCTCTTCCTGGCAGTAATGGCTTATGATCGTTACCTGGCCATCTGCCACCCACTGCACTACCCCACCATCATGACTGGGAAACTCTGTAGAACTCTGGTGTCTCTCTGCTGGCTCACTGGATTCCTTGGCTATCCAATCCCCATTTTCCTCATCTCCCAACTCCCCTTCTGTGGATCCAATATCATTGACCACTTCCTGTGTGACATGGACCCCCTGATGGCCCTGTCTTGTGCTCCAGCCCCCATTACTGAACTTATTTTCTATACTCAGAGCTCCCTTGTTCTCTTTTTTACTATTATGTACATTCTTCGATCCTACATCTTGTTACTCAGAGCTGTTTTTCTGGTCCCTTCTGCAGCTGGCCGGAGAAAGGCCTTTTCCACCTGTGGTTCTCATTTAGCTGTGGTGTCTCTTTTTTATGGGACAGTCATGGTAATGTATGTGAGTCCTACATATGGCATCCCAACTTTGATGCAGAAGATTCTCACACTGGTATATTCGATAATGACGCCTCTTTTTAATCCGCTGATCTATAGTCTTCGCAATAAGGACATGAAACTCGCCCTGAGAAACATCCTGTTTAGAATGAGAATTAGTCAAAACTCTTGA